The following proteins are encoded in a genomic region of Nymphalis io chromosome 8, ilAglIoxx1.1, whole genome shotgun sequence:
- the LOC126770053 gene encoding uncharacterized protein LOC126770053, translated as MIEYDVDFLISLIEERPVLWDTSNEDYKNKFIKQDAWKDVCKSLFTNFEEKENNEKTKLGNTVIQRWRGIKDTFYKYEKKLKDASRSGSGSKNIKEYHLYKQLQFLKKNLQNETTTSINESENEQDNQEGTSKTRYQRQPPKRKMVNNKFEDDIVKILKEPENRHISFFKGILPSLERLDDNKTLIFQSRVLQILTELHQPHGHHSQDIPPTSSSSQALPPESSASTSTASTARISSLKNKRSLENDDDERESQFLNAKKKKELDNLFLSYADTFKKFPAREQAIVKLELAKLFANTELQLLNNGVTFTSE; from the exons ATGATAGAATACGacgttgattttttaatatcactgATTGAGGAGCGCCCTGTTCTTTGGGACACTAGTAATgaagattataaaaacaaattcatcAAACAAGATGCTTGGAAGGACGTgtgtaaaagtttatttacaaatttcgaggaaaaagaaaacaatgaaaaaacTAAACTTG gtAATACAGTAATACAAAGATGGAGGGGGATTAAGGAtaccttttataaatatgaaaagaaaCTCAAAGATGCAAGTAGGTCAGGGTCTGgatccaaaaatataaaagaataccaTTTGTACAAACAATTACAATTTCTTAAGAAAAATTTGCAAAATGAGACCACTACTAGTATAAATGAGTCAGAAAATGAGCAAGATAATCAAGAAGGTACATCTAAAACACGTTACCAAAGGCAGCCACCAAAAAGAAAGatggttaataataaatttgaagatGATATTGTAAAGATTTTAAAGGAACCTGAGAATAGAcacatatctttttttaaaggtATTCTACCATCACTTGAAAGATTAGATGACAATAAAACACTAATATTTCAGAGCAGAGTTCTTCAAATTTTAACAGAATTGCATCAACCTCATGGCCACCATTCACAAGATATACCACCAACATCGTCATCATCACAGGCCCTTCCTCCAGAGTCATCTGCTAGTACATCTACGGCATCAACTGCAAGAATTTCATCACTCAAAAACAAACGATCATTAGAGAATGACGATGACGAAAGAGAGTCACaatttttaaatgcaaaaaagaaaaaagaactTGATAATTTATTTCTCAGCTACGCTGATACCTTTAAAAAATTTCCAGCTCGAGAACAAGCAATTGTCAAATTGGAATTAGCCAAATTGTTTGCGAATACAGAATTACAATTGCTCAACAATGGCGTCACATTTACATCAGAATGA